The following are encoded in a window of Pseudomonas sp. JQ170C genomic DNA:
- a CDS encoding SphA family protein: MRAAHLPSLGLLWPLMCLDAQADSVSLPPLPLGNTSFLDGITLPGTLFELPVQYNRSNQAVDAGGHSVPGRQRVRSATVLPHLAYISEQRIAGAYYGAEILLPLVHLDLDIDNGPHGTRTRQGDLVVSPLLLQWDPVTLFGRPFWQRLNFVFTLPTGDYDKSAQINTGSNVWTFSPHYAFTWLASERLEFSGRLHYAWNSRNDSPAEHLQADDIQPGQAVHSNFAASYAVDEHWRVGLAGYHLKQISADRIDGHRQHDSKEQVLGIGPGVRYSTGAHSLFVNYYSESGARNRAEGEQLTLRYLLVF, encoded by the coding sequence ATGCGTGCAGCCCACCTGCCCTCCCTTGGCCTGCTCTGGCCGCTGATGTGCCTCGACGCCCAGGCCGACAGTGTCAGCCTGCCCCCCTTGCCCCTGGGCAATACCAGTTTCCTCGATGGCATCACCCTCCCCGGTACGCTGTTCGAGTTGCCGGTCCAGTACAACCGCAGCAACCAGGCCGTCGATGCCGGCGGCCACTCGGTGCCAGGCCGTCAGCGGGTGCGCAGCGCCACGGTGTTGCCGCACCTGGCCTACATCAGCGAACAACGGATAGCGGGTGCCTACTACGGCGCGGAAATCCTCTTGCCGCTGGTGCACCTGGACCTGGACATCGACAACGGACCGCACGGCACCCGTACCCGCCAGGGCGACCTAGTGGTCAGCCCGTTGCTGCTGCAATGGGACCCGGTCACGTTGTTCGGCAGGCCCTTCTGGCAACGCTTGAACTTCGTCTTCACGCTGCCCACCGGCGATTACGACAAGAGCGCGCAGATCAACACCGGCAGCAATGTCTGGACCTTCAGCCCCCACTACGCCTTCACCTGGCTCGCCAGCGAGCGCCTGGAGTTCAGCGGGCGCCTTCATTACGCCTGGAACAGCCGCAACGACAGCCCGGCCGAACACCTGCAGGCCGATGACATTCAGCCGGGTCAAGCCGTACACAGCAACTTTGCCGCCTCCTATGCCGTGGACGAGCACTGGCGTGTGGGGCTGGCGGGCTACCACCTCAAGCAGATCAGTGCCGACCGGATCGACGGCCACCGCCAACACGACTCCAAGGAGCAGGTGCTGGGCATCGGCCCCGGCGTGCGCTACAGCACCGGTGCTCACAGCCTGTTCGTCAACTATTACAGCGAGTCGGGCGCACGCAACCGTGCCGAGGGCGAGCAATTGACGTTGCGTTACCTGCTGGTCTTCTGA
- a CDS encoding aminotransferase-like domain-containing protein: MKHEKLSRFAYQAVYRYLLELIAQMAPGSYCKLPSLRDVAQRLNVSISTVQYAYSLLEHEGRVQPVPKSGYFACGPDTGLRTGTAGDLLHDLQHYANRPRMLVLSSGRGQTLPSLEATLLGTERRLLRQYPRPVANAHPCGELELRAALAARYTRSAQLYWSAEDVYLAGDLRALVDMLVAALELRGCKVVVTTPCSWRLLRILQSAGLQVIELPLGDRGEVDLEQLAAVLTTEPVRLVMLASHLNCPQGSVMSDEQRHGIARLLDRHGVWLLENDLDAEWCFDRPTQCLRDLVNPQRLLIMSSLERTIGAEAPYAYLLSRNCQAQLQRAFMTRGFRLPPLRQQAVARLYAKGRIDVHLEQLRQYLRESVAHLHRQMQVQLGGQLRFQMPAGGATVWAQARAPLDTRALFHRLLDQGLVIAPGELFSLQGHYRQHMRLGWPSRQQGDLQQGLSVLHEELQRAQKTSR; the protein is encoded by the coding sequence ATGAAGCACGAGAAGCTCAGCCGCTTTGCCTACCAGGCGGTCTATCGGTACCTGCTCGAGCTGATTGCGCAGATGGCGCCGGGCAGCTATTGCAAGTTGCCTTCGCTGCGAGACGTGGCCCAGCGCCTGAACGTGTCTATCTCCACCGTCCAGTACGCCTACTCGCTGCTCGAACATGAGGGGCGGGTGCAACCGGTGCCCAAGTCCGGTTACTTTGCCTGCGGCCCGGACACCGGGCTGCGCACAGGGACGGCAGGGGACTTGCTGCATGACCTGCAGCATTACGCCAACCGGCCACGGATGCTGGTCCTCAGCAGCGGCCGAGGGCAGACGTTGCCCTCGCTGGAGGCAACCTTGCTGGGTACGGAGCGGCGATTGCTGCGCCAGTATCCACGCCCCGTGGCAAACGCCCATCCTTGCGGGGAACTGGAGCTGCGCGCGGCATTGGCGGCCCGTTATACCCGCTCGGCGCAGTTGTACTGGAGCGCCGAGGACGTCTACCTGGCGGGCGACTTGCGGGCATTGGTCGACATGCTGGTGGCGGCGCTGGAGCTGCGTGGCTGCAAGGTCGTGGTCACCACCCCGTGTTCCTGGCGGCTGCTGCGGATACTGCAGTCGGCAGGGCTGCAGGTCATCGAGCTGCCCCTTGGGGATCGGGGCGAAGTGGACCTCGAGCAACTGGCCGCTGTCCTCACGACAGAGCCGGTACGCCTGGTGATGCTGGCCTCCCATCTGAATTGCCCTCAAGGCAGCGTGATGTCCGACGAGCAGCGTCACGGCATCGCCCGACTATTGGATCGCCATGGTGTGTGGCTGCTGGAAAACGACCTGGATGCCGAATGGTGTTTCGACCGCCCAACGCAATGCCTGCGCGATCTGGTTAATCCCCAGCGGCTGCTGATCATGTCTTCGCTCGAGCGCACCATCGGCGCCGAGGCCCCTTATGCCTACCTGCTGTCGCGCAACTGCCAGGCGCAGTTGCAGCGCGCGTTCATGACGCGTGGCTTTCGCTTACCGCCGTTGCGCCAGCAAGCGGTCGCGCGCCTGTATGCCAAAGGACGTATCGATGTGCACCTTGAGCAACTGCGCCAGTACCTGCGCGAGTCGGTGGCGCACCTGCACCGGCAGATGCAGGTGCAGCTCGGTGGCCAGTTGCGGTTCCAGATGCCGGCGGGGGGCGCAACCGTGTGGGCACAGGCGCGAGCACCGCTGGATACCCGGGCGCTGTTTCACCGCTTGCTCGACCAGGGCCTGGTGATTGCGCCGGGCGAGTTGTTCAGCCTGCAGGGCCATTATCGCCAGCACATGCGCCTGGGATGGCCGTCACGCCAGCAAGGTGACCTGCAGCAGGGGTTGAGTGTGTTGCACGAGGAGCTGCAACGGGCTCAGAAGACCAGCAGGTAA